tagtcatctcttatgacaagcatgggttgctgaagaccaattctaacctggaaagCTGACTAAGGAAACTACCTACCGAGATCATTTGAACAGGTGTACCCATCACTGTCACTATGAGCAGGTTGCAGGAAACTAGCCATCTTGTGGCTAACTACTTTATTGATGGCTCGGAATGAGATTTTGTTGATGTTGAGCAGTTGTTGACATATTTTGTGCAGGCTGTCATTCTCCATGACAACAATAGCATCAGACATGCTGTACAGATGTGAGAGAGTCAACATGGCATTGTAGTTCTGCACAATTACCTCCCCTGTCTGATATGGCCACACAACTTGATTCATGATGAATGAGTGGGGATATTCATCACGTAGAGCCTCTGTTGTGTATGCACCAACACCTGACCCTGTCCCACCAGCTAAACTCAAGTAGCAGATAAACCCTGACAAGTTGTCACACTTCTCTGCTTCACGCCTCAACATATTTAACACGTCATCCCGTACACGTGGTCCATGTACGCAGAACCCATGAGCCCAGTTATTCCCAGAACCTCGTTTCTGGCAGAACTGTTGTTTATCAGGATATTTCCATTTCCCACTTCTCTTGGCCTCTAAACAAGTCTGTGCTATTGCCTTGGACTCCATATCCACCATCACAGCCCTAGCTTCAAGTGTCCCCTCCTTGccaagagttgtgtccctttgagAAAAGAATCTGTCCAGAGTCTCATTGATATACTCTAGGTTCCTGCTCGGTTTGACCCCAACCTGTGACTGCTTGGAATAAGCATCTTCAATGATTGTGGAGAAGAACTGACCACCGATCTGATTGCCACACTGGCCAAGCTGGACTGTTACCACTGACATGGCAGAATCTGGATTTCTGAGCAGAATCAATGTCCTTGACCTCCAGTAATCCGTTTACAGAGGTGTCACCTGTAACAGAAAGAAGAAGTCAGTAAGTGAGGGAGTGACAAAATGTCTGAGTTCCGTTTATAGCTTCTTTGaacagatatatatgtatatacaccaatgcttagtctctgattatacaaaattttgatagtaacaaacccatgtcattgaaaaggagcccctgggagaccagagattcagaggaAATCTGGATTTGCTTCAGTTTTGGCACTTCACAGAGggttaggcagtagggaaaataatgcg
The window above is part of the Haliotis asinina isolate JCU_RB_2024 chromosome 1, JCU_Hal_asi_v2, whole genome shotgun sequence genome. Proteins encoded here:
- the LOC137280831 gene encoding tubulin delta chain-like, translated to MSVVTVQLGQCGNQIGGQFFSTIIEDAYSKQSQVGVKPSRNLEYINETLDRFFSQRDTTLGKEGTLEARAVMVDMESKAIAQTCLEAKRSGKWKYPDKQQFCQKRGSGNNWAHGFCVHGPRVRDDVLNMLRREAEKCDNLSGFICYLSLAGGTGSGVGAYTTEALRDEYPHSFIMNQVVWPYQTGEVIVQNYNAMLTLSHLYSMSDAIVVMENDSLHKICQQLLNINKISFRAINKVVSHKMASFLQPAHSDSDGYTCSNDLGSLLHHLVPHPEYKLLTLKNIPQMSERALEFSTYQWHGLLKHLRQMLVADAAMEEGINWDITTGSATPRGSHRSNRSLANTLILRGKEAMMADVSAFQDKKLYTDWMPPDFTLDVLKQPRMFNQYEKSAVLVSNSQSPVGALENMISRAWTMFSSRAYVHQYKRHGLAEDDFIDSFVALEQVLASYKAL